In one Rutidosis leptorrhynchoides isolate AG116_Rl617_1_P2 chromosome 8, CSIRO_AGI_Rlap_v1, whole genome shotgun sequence genomic region, the following are encoded:
- the LOC139864321 gene encoding uncharacterized protein: MDKTFKMLEFIIDDDSDDEKIYNFVSSLADEDVEGEASSSRVPRPRTYIPRDREDAAVRLYNDYFSETPNYTEKNFRRRYRMSRELFLRIIEGISNFNSSDIPDYFMFFRERPDATGRQSLTILQKCTAAIRQMAYGTTPDLHDEYIKIGEKTAALCLDNFCRCVFHLFARQYLRKPTAEDIARLYSFHAQKHGLPGMLGSIDCMHWEWKNCPIAWQGQYTRGDKKGPSIMLEAVASQDLWIWHAFFGMAGANNGINVLNYSPLFNTIKNGTAPPSPFDVNGHHYERGYHLTFVPLILLSNLLCISSYG, encoded by the coding sequence ATGGATAAAACATTCAAAATGCTCGAATTTATTATTGATGACGATTCGGATGatgaaaaaatatataattttgttaGTAGTTTGGCGGACGAAGATGTCGAGGGAGAAGCTTCAAGTTCACGAGTCCCTCGCCCCCGTACCTATATTCCAAGGGACCGTGAAGATGCGGCAGTGAGGTTATACAACGATTATTTTTCTGAAACTCCAAATTATACGGAAAAGAACTTTAGACGACGTTATCGAATGAGTCGTGAATTATTTCTCCGTATCATCGAAGGTATATCAAACTTTAATAGTAGCGATATTCCCGATTATTTTATGTTTTTTAGGGAACGTCCCGATGCTACTGGTCGTCAAAGTTTGACGATACTTCAAAAATGCACGGCGGCCATACGTCAAATGGCGTATGGAACTACACCTGATTTACATGACGAATACATAAAAATTGGTGAGAAAACAGCTGCTTTATGTTTAGATAATTTTTGTAGATGCGTGTTTCATTTGTTTGCTAGACAGTACTTGAGAAAACCAACAGCCGAAGATATTGCTCGGCTTTATAGTTTTCATGCCCAAAAACATGGTTTACCGGGTATGCTTGgtagtattgattgtatgcattgggagtgGAAGAATTGTCCAATTGCGTGGCAAGGTCAATATACTAGAGGAGATAAAAAAGGCCCGTCCATTATGCTAGAAGCAGTCGCCTCGCAAGATTTGTGGATATGGCATGCATTCTTTGGTATGGCAGGTGCGAACAACGGCATTAACGTTTTAAATTATTCACCATTGTTCAACACTATTAAAAATGGAACTGCTCCACCTTCACCATTCGATGTTAACGGGCATCACTACGAAAGAGGTTATCACCTTACTTTCGTACCGCTAATATTATTGAGTAATTTGTTATGTATTTCTAGTTACGGTTAA